Proteins encoded by one window of Arachis ipaensis cultivar K30076 chromosome B04, Araip1.1, whole genome shotgun sequence:
- the LOC107636416 gene encoding uncharacterized protein LOC107636416, which produces MADFLVEVTGEAPDTPNTRWKLYIDGASNQTFGGAGIILKNSAGVAYEQSIKFDFPVSNNQAEYAALIGGLILAKEVGASRVEVSSDSQIVTSQINGSYQARDALLQKYLEKVKELCKSFEEVTIQHVPRERNARADLLSKLASTKPGTGNRSLIQGLATEPAIIMCAAQMPNPPPHG; this is translated from the coding sequence ATGGCAGATTTCCTGGTAGAGGTCACAGGGGAGGCCCCCGACACACCgaacacacggtggaagctcTACATTGACGGAGCATCCAACCAAACATTCGGAGGGGCCGGGATCATTCTCAAAAACTCGGCAGGAGTAGCCTACGAGCAATCCATCAAGTTTGACTTCCCGGTCtccaacaaccaggcagaatacgcGGCCCTGATAGGAGGATTGATATTAGCCAAAGAAGTCGGAGCATCAAGGGTAGAAGTCAGCAGCGACTCCCAGATCGTCACCTCTCAGATAAACGGCAGCTACCAAGCTAGGGACGCGCTACTACAAAAATACCTGGAAAAGGTAAAGGAGCTATGCAAAAGCTTCGAGGAAGTCACAATTCAGCATGTCCCCAGAGAAAGAAACGCCCGAGCCGACCTCCTCTCTAAACTAGCAAGCACCAAACCTGGGACGGGAAACAGATCCTTAATCCAAGGGCTAGCAACCGAACCTGCGATCATCATGTGCGCAGCCCAGATGCCAAACCCCCCCCCTCATGGATAG